In Jejubacter calystegiae, the following are encoded in one genomic region:
- a CDS encoding MipA/OmpV family protein: MTKFKLLAVAVLAAATANTAFADEGIWSLGAAAYIQNSPYKGTNTETRPAPMVGYEGKNFYLRGFNGGYYLWNDKTDKLSIAAWYSPLHFRPKDSGDHQMRRLDYRKSTMMAGLNYAHYTQYGYLRTWLGGDVLGESNGVTWDLAWLYRYTNGRLTITPGIGATWNSENQNQYYYGVRRSESSRSGIRHYNADSDWNPYVELSVNYNLTDNWSIYGMGRYIRFGDEVKDSPMVDRSWMGMLLTGVNYRF; encoded by the coding sequence GTGACCAAATTCAAACTTCTTGCAGTGGCAGTCCTGGCGGCGGCTACCGCTAACACCGCGTTCGCCGACGAGGGGATCTGGTCGCTGGGGGCGGCGGCTTATATTCAGAACAGCCCTTATAAAGGCACCAATACCGAGACCCGTCCGGCGCCGATGGTGGGGTATGAAGGCAAAAACTTCTATCTGCGCGGCTTTAACGGCGGCTACTACCTGTGGAATGATAAGACCGATAAGCTGTCGATCGCCGCATGGTATTCACCGCTGCATTTCCGCCCCAAGGATAGCGGCGATCATCAAATGCGTCGTCTGGACTATCGTAAGTCCACGATGATGGCCGGGCTGAATTATGCCCACTACACTCAGTACGGCTACCTGCGTACCTGGCTGGGTGGCGATGTACTGGGTGAAAGCAACGGCGTGACCTGGGATCTGGCGTGGCTGTACCGCTATACTAATGGCCGTCTGACCATCACCCCGGGTATCGGCGCTACCTGGAACAGTGAAAATCAGAACCAGTATTACTATGGCGTACGTCGCAGCGAGTCGTCGCGTAGCGGCATTCGTCACTACAACGCGGATAGCGACTGGAACCCGTACGTGGAGCTGTCGGTCAACTATAACCTGACCGATAACTGGAGCATCTACGGAATGGGCCGCTATATTCGCTTTGGCGATGAAGTGAAAGACAGCCCGATGGTGGATCGCAGCTGGATGGGTATGCTGCTCACCGGCGTTAACTACCGCTTCTGA
- the yeaG gene encoding protein kinase YeaG codes for MNIFDHYRQRYEAAKDEEFTLQEFLTTCRQDRSAYANAAERLLMAIGEPEMVDTAQDPRLSRLFSNRVVARYPAFEEFYGMEEAIEQIVSYLKHAAQGLEEKKQILYLLGPVGGGKSSLAERLKALMQKVPIYVLSANGERSPVNDHPLCLFNPQEDAQILEKEYGIPNRYLGTIMSPWAAKRLREFGGDITKFRVVKVWPSILEQLAIAKTEPGDENNQDISALVGKVDIRKLEDHAQNDPDAYGYSGALCRANQGIMEFVEMFKAPIKVLHPLLTATQEGNYNGTEGISALPFSGIILAHSNESEWVQFRNNKNNEAFLDRVYIVKVPYCLRISEEIRIYEKLLNHSELTHAPCAPGTLETLSRFSVLSRLKEPENSSIYSKMRVYDGESLKDTDPKAKSYQEYRDYSGVDEGMNGLSTRFAFKILSRVFNFDHAEVAANPVHLFFVLEQQIEREQFPQEQAERYLEHLKGYLIPKYAEFIGKEIQTAYLESYSEYGQNIFDRYVTYADFWIQDQEYRDPDTGQLFDREALNAELEKIEKPAGISNPKDFRNEIVNFVLRARANNNGRNPNWTSYEKLRTVIEKKMFSNTEELLPVISFNAKTSTDEQKKHDDFVDRMMEKGYTRKQVRLLCEWYLRVRKSS; via the coding sequence ATGAATATATTCGATCACTATCGCCAGCGCTATGAAGCTGCCAAGGACGAAGAGTTCACACTGCAGGAGTTTCTTACCACTTGCCGGCAAGATCGCAGTGCCTATGCCAACGCGGCGGAGCGGCTATTGATGGCTATCGGTGAGCCTGAAATGGTCGATACCGCCCAGGATCCACGGCTGTCCCGTCTCTTTTCGAATCGGGTGGTTGCACGCTACCCGGCTTTTGAAGAGTTTTACGGCATGGAGGAGGCTATCGAGCAGATTGTCTCTTATCTGAAACACGCCGCCCAGGGACTAGAGGAGAAGAAACAGATCCTCTATCTGCTGGGGCCGGTCGGCGGTGGTAAATCCTCCCTTGCCGAACGCCTGAAAGCATTAATGCAGAAGGTGCCCATCTATGTGTTAAGCGCCAACGGCGAACGCAGCCCGGTGAATGACCACCCGCTGTGCCTGTTTAATCCCCAGGAGGATGCCCAGATTCTGGAGAAAGAGTATGGCATCCCCAACCGCTATCTCGGCACCATTATGTCGCCCTGGGCCGCCAAGCGGCTGCGCGAATTCGGCGGCGATATCACTAAATTCCGGGTGGTGAAGGTCTGGCCGTCGATTCTGGAACAGCTGGCGATTGCCAAAACCGAACCCGGCGATGAGAACAATCAGGATATTTCAGCGCTGGTGGGTAAGGTGGATATCCGCAAGCTGGAAGATCACGCTCAAAACGATCCGGATGCCTATGGCTACTCCGGCGCCCTGTGCCGCGCCAACCAGGGGATTATGGAGTTCGTGGAGATGTTTAAAGCGCCCATTAAGGTGCTGCATCCGCTGCTGACGGCCACCCAGGAGGGGAATTACAACGGCACCGAAGGGATCTCCGCCCTGCCCTTTAGCGGCATCATCCTTGCCCACTCCAACGAATCGGAATGGGTACAGTTCCGTAATAACAAAAACAATGAGGCCTTCCTCGATCGCGTTTATATCGTGAAGGTGCCTTATTGCCTGCGAATCTCCGAAGAGATCCGCATCTACGAAAAACTGCTTAACCACAGTGAGCTGACCCACGCGCCCTGCGCCCCCGGAACCCTGGAAACGCTGTCGCGCTTTTCGGTACTGTCACGCCTTAAAGAGCCGGAAAACTCCAGCATCTATTCGAAAATGCGGGTCTATGACGGCGAAAGCCTGAAGGATACCGACCCGAAAGCGAAGTCCTACCAGGAGTATCGCGACTATTCCGGCGTCGACGAAGGCATGAACGGTCTTTCCACCCGCTTCGCGTTTAAGATCCTCTCCCGGGTCTTCAACTTCGATCACGCCGAAGTGGCGGCTAACCCGGTGCATCTGTTCTTCGTGCTGGAACAGCAAATCGAGCGCGAGCAGTTCCCTCAGGAGCAGGCAGAGCGCTATCTGGAACATCTGAAGGGCTATCTGATCCCCAAATATGCCGAGTTTATCGGCAAAGAGATTCAGACCGCCTATCTGGAATCCTATTCGGAGTACGGTCAGAACATCTTCGATCGCTACGTGACCTACGCCGACTTCTGGATTCAGGATCAGGAGTATCGCGATCCGGACACCGGCCAGCTGTTTGACCGCGAAGCGCTGAACGCCGAGCTGGAGAAAATCGAAAAACCGGCGGGGATCAGCAACCCCAAAGACTTCCGTAATGAGATAGTCAACTTCGTGCTGCGCGCCAGAGCCAACAACAATGGCCGCAACCCTAACTGGACCAGCTATGAGAAGCTGCGCACGGTTATAGAGAAGAAGATGTTCTCCAATACCGAAGAGCTGTTGCCGGTCATTTCGTTTAACGCCAAAACCTCGACCGACGAGCAGAAGAAACACGATGACTTTGTCGATCGCATGATGGAAAAGGGCTACACCCGCAAGCAGGTGCGTTTGCTGTGCGAATGGTATCTGCGAGTACGTAAGTCCTCTTAA
- a CDS encoding YeaH/YhbH family protein — MTWFIDRRLNGKNKSMVNRQRFLRRYKSQIKQSISEAINKRSVTDVESGESVSIPTDDINEPMFHQGRGGQRQRVHPGNDHFVQKDRIERPQGGAGGSGSGQGQASPEGEGQDEFVFQISKDEYLDLLFEDLALPNLKKNQQRQLNEFKTHRAGYTANGVPANISVVRSLQNSLARRTAMNAGKRRQLRELEASLEQVQRSEPAMLLEEERLKREIEALRERIARVPFIDTFDLRYRNYEKRPEPSSQAVMFCLMDVSGSMDQATKDMAKRFYILLYLFLSRTYKNVEVVYIRHHTQAKEVDEHEFFYSQETGGTIVSSALKLMDEVVKARYDPAQWNIYAAQASDGDNWADDSPLCHELLAKKILPVVRYYSYIEITRRAHQTLWREYEHLQTMFDNFAMQHIRDQEDIYPVFRELFHKQSSESHS; from the coding sequence ATGACCTGGTTTATTGACCGACGCCTGAACGGTAAAAACAAGAGCATGGTAAACCGCCAGCGCTTCCTGCGTCGCTATAAGTCGCAAATCAAGCAGTCGATCTCCGAGGCCATCAATAAGCGTTCGGTCACGGATGTGGAGAGCGGCGAGTCGGTATCCATTCCGACAGACGATATCAACGAACCGATGTTTCATCAGGGGCGCGGCGGTCAGCGTCAGCGCGTCCATCCCGGTAATGACCACTTTGTGCAGAAAGATCGCATCGAACGCCCCCAGGGCGGCGCCGGCGGTTCCGGTAGCGGCCAGGGCCAGGCCAGCCCCGAAGGCGAAGGTCAGGACGAATTTGTCTTTCAGATCTCCAAAGACGAATACCTGGATCTGCTGTTCGAGGATCTGGCGCTGCCCAATCTGAAGAAGAATCAGCAACGCCAGCTAAATGAGTTTAAAACTCACCGCGCCGGATACACCGCCAACGGCGTACCGGCCAATATCAGCGTGGTGCGTTCGCTCCAGAACTCGCTGGCGCGCCGTACCGCCATGAACGCCGGTAAGCGCCGCCAGCTACGGGAACTGGAAGCCAGCCTGGAACAGGTGCAGCGCAGCGAACCGGCCATGCTGCTGGAAGAAGAGCGCCTGAAGCGTGAAATCGAAGCGCTGCGCGAACGCATTGCCAGGGTGCCCTTTATCGACACCTTCGATCTGCGCTACCGCAATTACGAGAAGCGCCCTGAGCCTTCCAGCCAGGCAGTGATGTTCTGCCTGATGGACGTCTCCGGATCGATGGATCAGGCCACCAAGGATATGGCCAAGCGTTTTTACATCCTGCTCTATCTGTTCCTGAGCCGGACCTATAAAAACGTGGAGGTGGTCTATATTCGCCACCATACCCAGGCTAAAGAGGTGGACGAGCACGAATTCTTCTATTCCCAGGAGACCGGCGGCACCATTGTCTCCAGCGCCCTGAAGCTAATGGATGAGGTCGTGAAGGCGCGCTATGACCCGGCCCAATGGAATATCTACGCCGCTCAGGCTTCGGATGGCGATAACTGGGCCGACGACTCCCCGCTGTGTCACGAACTGCTGGCGAAAAAGATTCTGCCGGTGGTGCGTTATTACAGCTACATCGAAATAACCAGGCGCGCCCATCAGACCCTGTGGCGCGAATATGAGCACCTGCAAACGATGTTTGATAACTTCGCCATGCAGCACATCCGCGACCAGGAGGATATCTACCCGGTGTTCCGTGAACTGTTTCATAAGCAGAGCAGCGAAAGTCACAGTTGA